The following are from one region of the Thiohalorhabdus sp. Cl-TMA genome:
- a CDS encoding porin — MKKKRILQGAALLPGLVAAPAMAGGAIDIDGESRLNLGLSLQAHYLRNDSDLEADPANENRFTVRRARFRLGMQVTEEVGAFLQTEYGTTEGGVGAEMRLIDAFIRYTPHPWARFYVGENMAPTTRQHLTGHGSMLAFDRPAIINKELAWGSKAKTALQNSTLPGTDAGLGTSAGVRDKGVTLFGSGPLIGALSAKYYLGAYEGSKYRVEDEERFSGRVQVNLGDPEPGYYEGSTYLGRKRTVALGAAFDRQRGVAADAAGDPVDYAAYTVDLFLEQPLGPGSLSAETAWQSMELDGTTGFLWEADDGLPQVRLDDDAVTAEQAAGEGFYVQAGYFVQQGDRESRGWQPWALYEEWTSEADGDAGSFTSYRYGLTYFIKGSRANIKAGYEVTEPRAKGADTITTAGLGFFVFY, encoded by the coding sequence ATGAAGAAGAAACGGATTCTGCAGGGGGCTGCCCTCCTGCCGGGCCTCGTCGCCGCGCCCGCCATGGCGGGCGGCGCAATCGACATCGACGGGGAGAGCAGGCTGAATCTGGGGCTCTCCCTGCAGGCCCATTACCTCCGTAACGATTCCGACCTGGAAGCGGATCCCGCCAACGAAAACCGGTTCACCGTCCGGCGGGCCCGGTTCCGCCTGGGGATGCAGGTCACGGAGGAGGTCGGCGCCTTCCTGCAAACGGAATACGGCACCACCGAGGGCGGCGTGGGCGCGGAGATGCGCCTCATCGACGCCTTCATACGGTACACACCGCATCCCTGGGCGCGGTTCTACGTGGGCGAGAACATGGCTCCCACGACCCGCCAGCATCTCACCGGCCACGGCAGCATGCTGGCCTTCGACCGCCCCGCCATCATCAACAAGGAGCTCGCCTGGGGCTCCAAGGCGAAAACGGCGCTCCAGAACAGTACCCTGCCCGGAACGGACGCGGGGCTCGGCACCAGTGCCGGGGTTCGTGACAAGGGCGTAACCCTGTTCGGCAGCGGCCCGCTGATCGGGGCGCTGTCCGCCAAGTATTACCTGGGCGCCTACGAGGGCTCCAAGTACCGCGTCGAGGACGAGGAACGGTTCTCGGGGCGGGTCCAGGTGAATCTCGGGGACCCCGAGCCGGGTTATTACGAAGGCTCCACCTACCTGGGCCGCAAGCGGACGGTGGCGCTGGGGGCGGCCTTCGACCGCCAGCGGGGCGTGGCCGCCGATGCCGCCGGGGATCCGGTGGACTACGCCGCGTATACCGTGGACCTGTTTTTGGAGCAGCCGCTGGGGCCGGGCAGCCTGAGCGCGGAGACCGCCTGGCAGAGCATGGAGCTGGACGGCACCACCGGTTTTCTGTGGGAGGCAGACGACGGCCTGCCCCAGGTGCGCCTGGACGACGACGCCGTCACCGCCGAGCAGGCCGCGGGGGAGGGCTTCTACGTCCAGGCCGGATATTTCGTGCAGCAGGGCGACCGGGAAAGCCGCGGCTGGCAGCCCTGGGCCCTATACGAGGAGTGGACGAGCGAGGCGGACGGCGATGCGGGGAGCTTTACCAGTTACCGCTACGGCCTCACCTATTTCATCAAGGGCAGCCGCGCCAACATCAAGGCGGGCTACGAGGTCACCGAGCCCAGGGCGAAAGGCGCGGACACCATTACTACGGCCGGGCTCGGCTTCTTCGTCTTCTACTAG
- a CDS encoding MFS transporter: MKISGDKGFQAFVMGIALTILLSATLAISVLSLQTFQETLRPAMERKAEVVGESLSGLTMKMLDYGVPLDRLRDIEEIFRSVTANNPDIGFISIRDDSGEVLYRHFAESASAPESLKERFYLSRVPVRHQGGVVGEVVIGADRGYMSQKLDAIRVDILTVLVVSGLMTFELLLFLTTFTLASPLNTVRDVLRSVRAGDFYRVAPLTGAHEVNRLASLVNRLVRRVNGRLQQLGEETQEAMAEKYRFGTRDPKPVRTARISYIRPPLFLLIFAESMSLSFFPIFVDQLYTPMAGVSKSLVIGLPISIFMLVWAVSLPFAGQWSDRRGRRTAFMLGAVVTSLGLVLTSLSQDLWQLLLFRSLTAVGYGMVFISAQGYISDNTTPENRTKGMALFLSGFFAGSLCGAAIGGMLADRIGYRPTFLVSAVLGIAAALFVYRFLVDRREEEEGTVRPKLRVKDFQTLLTNKYFLIITFLSAIPAKTALTGILYYTGPLYLEELGATQSATGRILMAYGLAIIFLSPLSAWVVDRVGRKPPFIIAGGLLGGTSLLMTLLIPGVWGMLSAVVLLGVAHAIGVSPQLSLITELAPGAREGLSTGKTIGIFRLTERIGNITGPLLAGGLSAAFGFRGVFMGFGGLILGSALLFSLLYLLFQIQDRRRMEVHAV, encoded by the coding sequence GTGAAGATTTCCGGCGACAAGGGCTTTCAGGCGTTCGTCATGGGAATCGCGCTGACTATCCTCCTCAGCGCCACCCTGGCGATCTCGGTGCTTTCCCTGCAGACCTTCCAGGAGACCCTGCGGCCCGCCATGGAGCGCAAGGCGGAGGTGGTGGGCGAGTCGCTCTCCGGGCTCACCATGAAGATGCTCGACTACGGCGTCCCCCTGGACCGCCTGCGCGACATCGAGGAAATCTTCCGGTCGGTGACGGCCAACAATCCGGACATCGGCTTCATCAGCATCCGCGACGACAGCGGCGAGGTGCTGTACCGGCACTTCGCCGAATCGGCGTCCGCCCCGGAATCATTGAAGGAGCGGTTCTACCTTTCCCGGGTGCCGGTGCGCCATCAGGGCGGGGTCGTCGGGGAGGTGGTTATCGGCGCCGACCGGGGCTACATGAGCCAGAAGCTCGACGCCATCCGGGTGGATATCCTCACCGTGCTGGTGGTTTCCGGGCTCATGACCTTCGAGCTGCTGCTTTTCCTGACCACCTTTACCCTGGCCTCGCCGCTGAATACCGTCCGTGACGTCCTCCGGTCAGTGCGGGCCGGGGACTTCTACCGGGTGGCCCCGCTCACCGGGGCCCATGAGGTGAACCGGCTGGCGTCGCTGGTGAACCGGCTGGTAAGGCGGGTGAATGGCCGGCTGCAGCAGCTGGGTGAGGAGACCCAGGAGGCCATGGCGGAGAAATACCGCTTCGGCACCCGGGACCCGAAGCCGGTGCGCACGGCCCGTATCAGCTACATCCGCCCGCCGCTGTTCCTGCTCATCTTCGCCGAGTCCATGAGCCTGTCCTTCTTCCCCATTTTCGTGGACCAGCTCTACACCCCCATGGCCGGCGTTTCCAAGAGTCTGGTCATCGGCCTGCCGATCTCCATCTTCATGCTGGTGTGGGCGGTTTCCCTGCCCTTCGCCGGACAGTGGTCGGACCGGCGGGGACGCCGCACCGCCTTCATGCTGGGGGCGGTGGTCACCTCCCTGGGCCTGGTGCTCACCAGCCTGTCGCAGGACCTCTGGCAGCTCCTGCTGTTCCGCTCCCTCACCGCCGTGGGCTACGGGATGGTGTTCATCAGCGCCCAGGGCTACATCTCCGACAACACCACTCCGGAGAACCGCACCAAGGGCATGGCGCTGTTCCTGTCCGGATTCTTCGCCGGCTCCCTGTGCGGGGCGGCCATCGGTGGCATGCTGGCCGACCGCATCGGCTACCGGCCGACCTTCCTGGTCTCCGCGGTGCTGGGCATCGCCGCGGCCCTGTTCGTCTATCGCTTCCTGGTGGACCGGCGGGAGGAAGAGGAAGGCACGGTGCGTCCCAAGCTCAGGGTGAAGGATTTCCAGACCCTGCTGACCAACAAGTATTTCCTGATCATCACCTTCCTGTCCGCCATACCCGCCAAGACCGCGCTCACGGGCATCCTCTACTACACGGGGCCGCTCTACCTGGAAGAGCTGGGCGCCACGCAGTCCGCCACCGGCCGGATCCTGATGGCCTACGGTCTGGCCATCATCTTCCTGTCCCCCCTGAGCGCCTGGGTGGTGGACCGGGTGGGCAGGAAGCCCCCCTTCATAATCGCCGGCGGCCTGCTGGGCGGGACTTCCCTGCTCATGACCCTGCTCATCCCGGGGGTTTGGGGGATGCTCTCGGCGGTGGTGCTGCTGGGGGTGGCCCACGCCATCGGCGTTTCGCCCCAGCTCTCGCTCATCACCGAGCTGGCGCCCGGGGCGCGGGAAGGCCTCTCCACGGGCAAGACCATCGGCATCTTTCGGCTTACCGAGCGGATCGGGAACATCACCGGGCCCCTGCTGGCCGGGGGGCTGAGCGCGGCCTTCGGATTCCGGGGGGTATTCATGGGCTTCGGCGGGCTGATCCTGGGCAGCGCCCTGCTGTTCAGCCTCCTGTACCTGCTCTTCCAGATCCAGGACCGCCGACGGATGGAGGTGCACGCCGTATGA
- a CDS encoding type VI secretion system Vgr family protein, protein MSEGVSYSFRCRGSFSGEAPKVVRFTGTEGISRLYRFVVELRWEDPDVDPAEVLDKPWTLEMNVGGEQRVVHGLAMGFEELGQAGPDALYRVVLVPRLWRATRNPTSGAYLDQTVEEIIREVLEGDAGLTTEDYELDLQTDYRKWDYRCQFGETPFRFLARLMEREGIYFFFEHPPDGKHEKLVVTDHRGRQPEAPEEPLTYAPDRGQEVDGFGRLLRAFVSRHDHVPGQVVVQDHNPDQPAADPQGEGEVEGGGGQVVYEYGDSILDPEEGERLGRVRTEELQCRRRRFFGEGSAVGLLAGARFALEGHFRERFNREFLVTELEHSGHEPSLLVADSEPAGEPPYACSLTALPGDVQFRPERSHDKPRFHGSMTARVESEESSEKYAFIDDQGRYKIRLPFDRKGGDRPSGKASHWVRTATPYGGKEEGLHFRLRPNTEVLLTFLEGDPDRPVISGVSSNRDQSASLLESDRTKHWLQTPGGVGIRLTDSEEEKGMDTLLWASWQTQVGDSGKFTSDINTQAYSPDGRTSDPTRPPNTDPFLPRNHKGGLQDDQKSDPWSPQDYTESPAQFEAQDGGGAKVRYRFVRRNADEYHFQVGDSFTWGDGDNESRDFLFGRQYQISVASEGNHEKAAPTEYLIDTLAGQSVKSGGIVDKRNLGTDADWAEVKKLANVNLGAYDQINYVEGSVYDFGGYWEYAMGNGYEEALLARDGSGEWPLNADWLGKAGTEMPAFQSTIGPGNDVNGKFLNLDGGKTLVSRTVDPSEAGGVFDYTQADVIEVHRGKSEEHRQGSSYELAYDGGGTLRSQAWKEGTDYEEQKWDPNGVAYHFKKGYCWGGMDDWFEWSNMASMSLNMSLSSMSSTNIYAANSNTLNVFAGAESEITVKASAGFSLTANAAVNLDLNFNAAANINIFVASLDVALDLINMQIGVEGPGVEIDTEAITGGVYLKAPGLELNSNMFERSIKVLGVNIEMPSAMEIKV, encoded by the coding sequence ATGAGCGAAGGGGTGAGCTACAGCTTCCGCTGTCGGGGGAGCTTTTCGGGGGAAGCGCCCAAGGTGGTCCGGTTCACGGGCACGGAGGGCATCTCCCGGCTGTACCGGTTCGTCGTCGAGCTGCGCTGGGAGGACCCCGACGTCGACCCCGCGGAGGTCCTGGACAAGCCCTGGACCCTGGAGATGAACGTGGGTGGCGAGCAGCGGGTGGTCCACGGGCTGGCCATGGGCTTCGAGGAGCTCGGGCAGGCGGGTCCCGATGCGCTGTACCGGGTGGTTCTGGTGCCGCGGCTTTGGCGGGCGACCCGGAATCCCACCAGCGGCGCATACCTGGATCAGACCGTGGAGGAGATTATCCGGGAGGTCCTCGAAGGGGATGCCGGACTCACCACGGAGGACTACGAGCTCGACCTGCAGACGGATTACCGCAAATGGGACTACCGCTGCCAGTTCGGTGAAACACCGTTCAGGTTCCTGGCTCGCCTGATGGAGCGGGAGGGGATCTATTTCTTCTTCGAGCATCCCCCCGACGGCAAGCACGAAAAGCTGGTCGTCACCGACCACCGCGGCCGTCAGCCCGAAGCCCCGGAAGAGCCGTTGACCTATGCCCCGGACCGGGGGCAGGAGGTGGACGGCTTCGGACGCCTGCTGCGCGCCTTCGTTTCCCGCCATGACCACGTCCCGGGGCAGGTGGTGGTCCAGGACCACAACCCCGATCAGCCCGCTGCGGATCCCCAGGGGGAAGGTGAGGTGGAAGGCGGGGGCGGCCAGGTGGTGTACGAATACGGCGACAGCATCCTGGATCCGGAAGAGGGCGAGCGCCTCGGGCGCGTGCGTACCGAGGAGCTGCAGTGCCGGCGCCGGCGCTTCTTCGGCGAGGGCAGCGCGGTGGGGCTGCTGGCCGGGGCGCGCTTCGCCCTGGAGGGGCATTTCCGCGAGCGCTTCAATCGCGAATTCCTGGTGACCGAGCTGGAGCACAGCGGCCACGAGCCGAGCCTGCTGGTGGCGGATTCGGAGCCGGCCGGGGAGCCGCCCTACGCGTGCAGCCTCACGGCCCTGCCCGGGGATGTCCAGTTCCGTCCGGAGCGGAGTCACGACAAGCCCCGCTTCCACGGGTCCATGACGGCGCGGGTGGAGTCGGAGGAAAGCAGCGAGAAGTACGCCTTCATCGACGATCAGGGCCGGTACAAGATCCGCCTGCCCTTTGACCGTAAAGGGGGAGATCGGCCATCGGGCAAGGCCTCCCACTGGGTGCGGACCGCCACCCCGTACGGCGGCAAGGAGGAGGGCCTGCACTTCCGGCTTCGGCCGAATACCGAGGTGCTGCTGACCTTCCTGGAAGGGGACCCGGACCGGCCGGTGATCTCGGGGGTCTCCTCCAACCGGGACCAGAGTGCCAGTTTGCTGGAGTCGGATCGCACCAAGCACTGGCTGCAGACGCCGGGCGGAGTGGGAATCCGGCTCACGGATTCGGAGGAAGAAAAGGGCATGGACACCCTGCTCTGGGCGAGCTGGCAGACCCAGGTGGGGGACTCCGGAAAGTTCACCTCCGATATCAATACCCAGGCCTATTCGCCGGACGGGCGGACCAGCGACCCGACCCGTCCGCCGAATACCGACCCCTTCCTGCCCCGCAATCATAAGGGCGGGCTCCAGGATGACCAGAAGTCGGATCCCTGGAGTCCACAGGATTACACGGAGAGCCCGGCGCAGTTCGAGGCCCAGGACGGCGGCGGCGCCAAGGTCCGTTACCGTTTCGTGCGGCGCAACGCCGACGAGTACCACTTCCAGGTCGGGGACAGCTTCACCTGGGGAGACGGGGACAACGAGAGCCGGGACTTCCTGTTCGGGCGGCAATACCAGATTAGCGTGGCCAGCGAGGGGAACCACGAAAAAGCGGCGCCCACGGAGTACCTGATCGATACGCTGGCGGGGCAGTCCGTCAAATCCGGCGGGATCGTGGACAAGCGCAATCTGGGTACGGATGCCGACTGGGCGGAGGTGAAGAAGCTGGCCAACGTGAATCTCGGCGCCTATGACCAGATCAACTATGTGGAGGGCAGCGTCTACGATTTCGGCGGCTATTGGGAATACGCCATGGGCAACGGCTACGAGGAGGCCCTGTTGGCCCGGGACGGCTCCGGGGAGTGGCCGCTGAATGCGGATTGGCTGGGCAAGGCGGGAACCGAAATGCCCGCCTTCCAAAGCACCATCGGTCCGGGGAACGACGTCAACGGTAAATTCCTCAATCTGGACGGCGGCAAGACGCTGGTCTCCAGGACCGTGGATCCGTCGGAGGCGGGCGGGGTCTTCGACTATACCCAGGCCGACGTGATCGAGGTGCATCGCGGCAAGAGCGAGGAGCATCGCCAGGGATCCAGCTACGAGCTGGCCTACGACGGCGGGGGGACCCTGCGTAGCCAGGCCTGGAAGGAAGGGACGGACTACGAGGAGCAGAAGTGGGACCCCAACGGCGTGGCCTACCACTTCAAGAAGGGCTACTGCTGGGGCGGCATGGACGACTGGTTCGAGTGGAGCAACATGGCCTCCATGAGCCTCAACATGAGCCTGTCGTCCATGAGCTCGACGAATATCTACGCGGCCAATTCCAATACTTTGAATGTCTTTGCGGGTGCGGAGAGTGAAATAACCGTAAAAGCCTCTGCCGGGTTCTCGCTTACAGCCAATGCAGCGGTCAATTTGGACCTAAATTTCAATGCCGCCGCGAATATAAATATTTTTGTTGCCTCTCTGGATGTCGCGCTCGACCTTATAAATATGCAGATCGGAGTGGAGGGGCCAGGGGTGGAGATTGATACGGAGGCGATCACTGGTGGTGTATATTTGAAGGCCCCGGGACTGGAGCTGAATTCCAATATGTTTGAGAGATCCATCAAGGTCTTGGGGGTAAATATAGAGATGCCCTCCGCCATGGAAATTAAAGTTTGA
- a CDS encoding ABC transporter substrate-binding protein, whose amino-acid sequence MRRHGWSARIRGWLAAVALGVGGLAAPPAAPAATGEKPPTIFMVLWRGMTDAERGFQAYFRENDIPVKYIVRNAAKDLDRLEGIREEIKRVRPDLVYTFGTTVTSRIAGTARREHADKYVTDIPVVFNIVADPLGAGLTRSLERTGRNLTGTSHSVPLSSQLKTLRRIEPVEKLGALYNPLERNSALAVQELARLARERGMEFHSVNVRVRDAKPQRSSISHKVAALAEKGVRFVYLPSDSFLISNAEAVVQAIHDRGMITFSATEGPISDAGAFVGIVSLYFNVGKFAGHKAARILVDGKDPASIPIETLERYTILVNMRTARKLDYFPPVPVLEFAKVVQQ is encoded by the coding sequence ATGAGGCGGCACGGCTGGAGCGCACGGATTCGGGGATGGCTCGCGGCCGTGGCCCTGGGGGTGGGCGGGCTCGCCGCCCCGCCCGCCGCCCCGGCGGCAACCGGGGAAAAGCCGCCCACCATCTTCATGGTCCTCTGGCGGGGCATGACCGATGCGGAACGGGGCTTCCAGGCCTATTTCCGGGAGAACGACATCCCCGTGAAGTACATCGTGCGGAACGCCGCAAAGGACCTGGACCGGCTGGAGGGCATCCGGGAGGAGATCAAACGGGTCCGCCCCGACTTGGTATACACCTTCGGGACCACCGTCACTTCCCGCATAGCGGGTACGGCCAGGCGGGAGCATGCGGACAAGTACGTGACGGACATCCCGGTGGTCTTCAACATCGTCGCCGACCCCCTGGGGGCCGGACTGACCCGCTCCCTGGAGCGCACCGGACGCAACCTCACCGGGACCTCCCATTCCGTTCCCCTTTCCAGCCAGCTAAAGACCCTGCGGCGCATCGAGCCGGTGGAGAAGCTGGGCGCGCTCTACAACCCCCTGGAGCGCAATTCGGCGCTGGCGGTTCAGGAGCTGGCGCGGCTGGCCCGGGAGCGGGGGATGGAATTCCATTCCGTGAACGTACGGGTGCGCGACGCCAAGCCCCAGCGCTCCTCCATCTCCCACAAGGTGGCCGCGCTGGCGGAGAAGGGCGTGCGCTTCGTCTATCTGCCCTCGGACTCCTTCCTGATCTCCAACGCCGAGGCGGTCGTCCAGGCCATCCATGACCGGGGCATGATCACGTTCTCGGCCACGGAGGGGCCCATCAGCGACGCCGGGGCGTTCGTGGGCATCGTGAGCCTGTACTTCAACGTGGGGAAGTTCGCCGGACACAAGGCCGCGCGGATCCTGGTGGACGGCAAGGACCCGGCCTCCATCCCCATCGAGACCCTCGAGCGCTACACGATCCTGGTCAATATGCGAACGGCCCGGAAGCTGGATTACTTCCCCCCGGTTCCGGTTCTGGAGTTCGCCAAGGTGGTCCAGCAATGA
- a CDS encoding TAXI family TRAP transporter solute-binding subunit, translated as MGWIMDLWERMKDVRSWIGWAIVAVSALSLLTWGYMRANQDRVVQVATAGKGGYYYQFGTILKRHVEKATEYQVELLETKGSVDNRSKLLKGQADMAILQTSAVSMENLRVVAPLWNDYIHFIVRDGSGIASPADISGKPFVLGPEGSGYRASSQFILSHYGIEPADVADNTAYFKELLTNDSLQGAIVTTSLMNPDLQDVMASGRFRLLSLPALEGVAFHNIYFRTVAIPRGVYATSGIPRPAEPTDTIATEAVLASTSQVPDRMVETVMNVLYSGELRSEAPHLTDRNPVTDSFEDFLNLHAAAKSFYEPYSGLGVFSNLIAYVDRFKEMILLGLIGIGVFLYEWRKKSQQKAREKLRKGRESVERLMAQLAWLERSQKETKDLRALQRYYDEAFEVKYRGLEETAHTGVQETTLFHVFLQECGNVISQLQWRMEHGSAVYRERPEEARTGTEG; from the coding sequence TTGGGCTGGATCATGGATCTCTGGGAACGGATGAAGGATGTCCGCTCGTGGATCGGCTGGGCCATCGTGGCGGTCTCCGCATTGAGCCTGCTCACCTGGGGCTACATGCGGGCCAACCAGGACCGCGTGGTACAGGTGGCCACGGCGGGAAAGGGCGGTTACTACTACCAGTTCGGCACCATCCTCAAGCGCCATGTGGAAAAGGCCACGGAATACCAGGTGGAGCTCCTCGAGACCAAGGGGTCCGTGGACAACCGGTCCAAGCTTCTCAAGGGTCAGGCGGACATGGCGATCCTGCAGACCTCGGCGGTGTCCATGGAGAATCTGCGGGTGGTGGCGCCCCTCTGGAACGACTACATCCACTTCATCGTCCGCGACGGATCGGGGATCGCCAGCCCCGCGGACATCTCCGGCAAGCCCTTCGTGCTGGGTCCGGAAGGCTCCGGTTATCGGGCCAGCTCGCAGTTCATCCTGAGCCATTACGGCATCGAGCCCGCGGACGTGGCGGACAACACCGCCTATTTCAAGGAGCTGCTGACCAACGATTCCCTCCAGGGGGCCATCGTCACCACCAGCCTGATGAACCCGGACCTGCAGGACGTCATGGCCAGCGGCCGCTTCCGTCTGCTGTCGCTGCCGGCGCTGGAGGGCGTGGCCTTCCACAACATCTACTTCCGCACCGTGGCAATCCCGCGCGGCGTGTACGCCACCAGCGGCATCCCCCGGCCCGCCGAGCCCACCGATACCATCGCCACCGAGGCGGTGCTCGCCAGCACCAGCCAGGTCCCCGACCGCATGGTGGAGACCGTCATGAATGTCCTCTACTCGGGGGAGCTGCGCTCCGAGGCCCCCCATCTGACGGACCGCAACCCGGTAACCGACAGCTTCGAGGATTTCCTCAATCTCCATGCCGCGGCCAAGAGCTTCTACGAGCCCTACTCCGGCCTGGGCGTGTTCTCGAACCTGATCGCCTATGTGGACCGGTTCAAGGAGATGATCCTGCTGGGCCTCATCGGCATCGGTGTCTTCCTCTACGAGTGGCGCAAGAAAAGCCAGCAGAAGGCCCGGGAAAAGCTCCGCAAGGGCCGGGAGTCCGTGGAGCGGCTCATGGCCCAGCTCGCCTGGCTGGAGCGCTCGCAGAAGGAGACCAAGGATCTGCGTGCCCTGCAGCGCTACTACGACGAGGCCTTCGAGGTGAAATACCGGGGCCTGGAGGAGACCGCCCATACCGGGGTGCAGGAGACCACCCTGTTCCACGTCTTCCTGCAGGAGTGTGGCAACGTGATCAGCCAGCTTCAGTGGCGCATGGAGCATGGAAGCGCCGTGTACAGGGAGCGGCCCGAGGAGGCCCGCACGGGTACGGAGGGATAA